The sequence below is a genomic window from Monodelphis domestica isolate mMonDom1 chromosome 2, mMonDom1.pri, whole genome shotgun sequence.
ATGAAAAGGTGAAATCTCTGGAGGCCAAGCTACAGAAGCATCAAAAGGACAGGGATGAAGGTTAGAGAAAGGTGATGGGCTGGGGAGGactgcaaaaaaagagaaagaggagagccTTTCAGCTCAAATATTGGGATCCTTATTGAGGGTAGGAATCATTCATTCCTAGTTGTTCCAGAGATTGAAAGTGGGACCACATAGTCACTCTTTATCTCTTGTACATCCTAGATAGCTCAAATTTCTTCCTCCACGTACAACGCATTTCAGCAGATCTTCGGACTCTGAATTGTCAGATGGCAATACTCCAGAGCAATGGTAAGGAGAAAGAGGATTTTATTGTCCTTTGAACCCTCCCCACTCCAGAGAGTTCCCATTTTCCCCTTGTTCCCTGCATTGGCTGGGGCTCCTGCCCCTGGCTCTTCTCTTTTGCCCAGGTTCCAGCAGCAGGATCTGTTGCCCTCTTGGCTGGTTAGAGTTTGAGGAGAGCTGCTACTGGTTTTCTCGCACCGGGAAATCCTGGAATGAAGCTGAGAAATACTGTCAGCTGGAGAATTCACACTTGGTTGTCATAAACTCTTGGAATGAGCAGGTGAGGCCTAGGGCTAGGATGACTCACACCCCCAGATTCAATTCATTTATTCCATTCTCCAAACATTTgttgaatacctactatgtgccagacatggtACAGGGTGCTGGAAATAGGGAAACCCCTtgcttctcaaggagtttatattccagGGGGATTACATTGCAGATATAACACACAAATGTAAATCCAATGGCATTTAGGTGAAGAATACATGTAGGCATCAAGGAAGGGATGGGACTGAATAAATGTTCATTGCTGTAACCTAACCTCACCTCCACTACCTCCAACTCAGAATTTTGTTGCTCATCACACCTCACCTGCGTTTGCCTGGATAGGCCTCACGGATGCAGAGGGCCTCTGGAAATGGGTGGATGGGACGAGTTATGACT
It includes:
- the ASGR1 gene encoding asialoglycoprotein receptor 1 isoform X2 translates to MAKDYQDLQHLESEDNGHQFSKDTQLRGDLQTLKETFTNFSEKMKSEIQASNTQGSRMNEKVKSLEAKLQKHQKDRDEDSSNFFLHVQRISADLRTLNCQMAILQSNGSSSRICCPLGWLEFEESCYWFSRTGKSWNEAEKYCQLENSHLVVINSWNEQNFVAHHTSPAFAWIGLTDAEGLWKWVDGTSYDSAIKNWMPTQPDNWYGHGLGGGEDCAHLHADGGWNDDVCQRPYRWVCEMKLKKDV